A stretch of the Papaver somniferum cultivar HN1 chromosome 6, ASM357369v1, whole genome shotgun sequence genome encodes the following:
- the LOC113286703 gene encoding putative clathrin assembly protein At4g40080 isoform X2, producing MGRPKNLRGFFEIIKDKATISKEIIISKLPNNTSSLNLAILRATSSEQSSTPPHENQIISILSFGHSSRNTASSCIESLMNRLHHTHNSYVSTKCLIIIHNIIKRGSFILQDQLSIYPSNGEFKGPDSDYFLYYKSDKHKRDGDEEHEKEKVSALLNEELLKEIEVVVGLIEEISKASELLNLKQSKLVCQVMNLVSEDFYSAQKRIVIRLNEVKERMSNFSFGESVEFNCVMKRLKNCEEKVLFLFLNHKWIGFWDLVDELMREKIGTEKDGGRSVMVMSRKGRSSESARYDQRDLRLDDFRFSSGRFDLNRVQSGLRFLNI from the exons ATGGGAAGACCAAAGAACCTGAGAGGCTTCTTTGAGATAATCAAAGACAAAGCAACAATAAGCAAAGAAATAATCATCTCCAAACTACCCAACAATACATCTTCATTAAACCTTGCAATTCTCAGAGCAACTTCATCAGAACAATCATCCACACCGCCTCATGAGAATCAAATCATTTCTATACTCTCTTTCGGTCATAGTTCTCGGAACACAGCTTCATCTTGCATCGAATCGTTAATGAATCGATTACATCACACTCATAACTCGTATGTATCAACCAAATGTCTTATTATTATCCATAATATAATCAAAAGAGGTTCTTTCATTCTTCAAGATCAGCTCTCGATATATCCATCAAATGGTG AATTCAAGGGTCCTGATTCAGACTATTTCTTGTACTACAAGAGTGATAAGCACAAAAGAGATGgggatgaagaacatgaaaaggAAAAGGTAAGTGCACTTTTGAATGAAGAACTACTGAAAGAAattgaagttgttgttggattgattgaagaaatttcaAAAGCAAGTGAGTTATTGAATTTGAAACAGAGTAAATTAGTTTGCCAAGTTATGAATTTAGTAAGTGAAGATTTTTATTCAGCTCAGAAGAGAATCGTGATCAGATTGAATGAAGTTAAAGAAAGAATGAGTAATTTTAGTTTTGGTGAATCGGTTGAATTCAATTGTGTTATGAAGAGGCTGAAGAATTGTGAAGAGAAGGTTCTGTTCTTGTTTTTGAATCATAAATGGATTGGTTTTTGGGATTTGGTTGATGAATTGATGAGAGAAAAGATTGGAACAGAGAAAGATGGTGGGAGATCAGTGATGGTGATGAGTCGAAAAGGTAGATCTAGTGAGTCAGCTAGGTATGATCAACGAGATTTGAGATTGGACGATTTTCGGTTCTCTTCTGGTAGGTTTGATCTCAATCGGGTTCAGTCCGGTTTG
- the LOC113286703 gene encoding putative clathrin assembly protein At4g40080 isoform X1, translating into MGRPKNLRGFFEIIKDKATISKEIIISKLPNNTSSLNLAILRATSSEQSSTPPHENQIISILSFGHSSRNTASSCIESLMNRLHHTHNSYVSTKCLIIIHNIIKRGSFILQDQLSIYPSNGGKNYLNLSNFRDNSDQETWELSSLVRWYARILESLLLTSRVLGFFLSSEFKGPDSDYFLYYKSDKHKRDGDEEHEKEKVSALLNEELLKEIEVVVGLIEEISKASELLNLKQSKLVCQVMNLVSEDFYSAQKRIVIRLNEVKERMSNFSFGESVEFNCVMKRLKNCEEKVLFLFLNHKWIGFWDLVDELMREKIGTEKDGGRSVMVMSRKGRSSESARYDQRDLRLDDFRFSSGRFDLNRVQSGLRFLNI; encoded by the coding sequence ATGGGAAGACCAAAGAACCTGAGAGGCTTCTTTGAGATAATCAAAGACAAAGCAACAATAAGCAAAGAAATAATCATCTCCAAACTACCCAACAATACATCTTCATTAAACCTTGCAATTCTCAGAGCAACTTCATCAGAACAATCATCCACACCGCCTCATGAGAATCAAATCATTTCTATACTCTCTTTCGGTCATAGTTCTCGGAACACAGCTTCATCTTGCATCGAATCGTTAATGAATCGATTACATCACACTCATAACTCGTATGTATCAACCAAATGTCTTATTATTATCCATAATATAATCAAAAGAGGTTCTTTCATTCTTCAAGATCAGCTCTCGATATATCCATCAAATGGTGGTAAGAATTACCTTAACTTATCGAATTTTCGTGATAATTCGGATCAGGAAACTTGGGAATTGTCTTCTTTGGTTAGATGGTACGCTAGGATtcttgagtctctgttacttacTTCTAGAGTTCTGGGTTTCTTCCTTTCTTCAGAATTCAAGGGTCCTGATTCAGACTATTTCTTGTACTACAAGAGTGATAAGCACAAAAGAGATGgggatgaagaacatgaaaaggAAAAGGTAAGTGCACTTTTGAATGAAGAACTACTGAAAGAAattgaagttgttgttggattgattgaagaaatttcaAAAGCAAGTGAGTTATTGAATTTGAAACAGAGTAAATTAGTTTGCCAAGTTATGAATTTAGTAAGTGAAGATTTTTATTCAGCTCAGAAGAGAATCGTGATCAGATTGAATGAAGTTAAAGAAAGAATGAGTAATTTTAGTTTTGGTGAATCGGTTGAATTCAATTGTGTTATGAAGAGGCTGAAGAATTGTGAAGAGAAGGTTCTGTTCTTGTTTTTGAATCATAAATGGATTGGTTTTTGGGATTTGGTTGATGAATTGATGAGAGAAAAGATTGGAACAGAGAAAGATGGTGGGAGATCAGTGATGGTGATGAGTCGAAAAGGTAGATCTAGTGAGTCAGCTAGGTATGATCAACGAGATTTGAGATTGGACGATTTTCGGTTCTCTTCTGGTAGGTTTGATCTCAATCGGGTTCAGTCCGGTTTG